The following coding sequences lie in one Arachis hypogaea cultivar Tifrunner chromosome 4, arahy.Tifrunner.gnm2.J5K5, whole genome shotgun sequence genomic window:
- the LOC112796773 gene encoding chromatin modification-related protein EAF1 B isoform X12, producing the protein MRGCNSGSALLVNAEVDSMGGVVDGGVGIGLKTSPRRAAIEKAQAELRQEYDVREERRRELEFLEKGGNPLDFKFGNAASVSVQSTSFTDQHHEQLVTSEAKGSFALTASPHGDSVDSSARPGAPSLSEPNTADNLLLFDGVNELAEGEKRSLHSSKRNNIAPSEQSSQIGGTQIAKETEDSAIFRPYARRNRSRPNHGRGASRDGKGLLSDANKQKEHIVPSVSKTKPASSNGEITNNQTTNHPVDNELPGVRAHQTIGSASVPEDKLDITSYRRNLKDQSILPSQDDASQKPIIVPPGEANVVEEKDPPAASADLDPPPSVSTTPPGHECCSGQPNGFGNLKVDKKGAPKEGQNANDALGMKYFDSESYTQTSLARDVNNDSDWCTNTKNVEANGSTIYHPSEFEMKLYSTGCEVLNERNMTNAGESGSTVADEHVDGFQNNSGQMVKSDNEILINNSCMQNMVNDSSNMEGVHDNDSTVSKSGKEESGVLVDHSCYVKESRSDRHQVIMDRSISETPQTASAETVTAAQPGYQPCSTYQLKLTDKAREDSILEEAQTIEVKRRRIAELSIHTLPTQNYQKSHWGFLLEEMAWLANDFAQERLWKMTAAAQLCHRASFTSRLRSEKQNKSLGMKILSHNIAKAVMQFWHSVECDADDNLIGGLVESGTVDSSEASRDNRRNSDTVLEASKYMEGQHHVKKAALKVRAYALNFLKDNRSHGRSSQAEAPTTPEKISDSGTVDMSWEDNLSEESLFYTVPPSAMESYRKSVESHFLQCEKTGSSIQEEVETSMYDTPADFGSEEIAYDEDEAETSTYYLAAAYDGSRPPKSLQKRHKNRIKSYTNRSSEVGADLPYARYTTGTQPSTLFGKRPGSLHVGPIPIKRMRTASRQRVVSPFSGVSGTAQAQAKTDASSGDTSSFQDEQSTLHGSQIQKSVEVESAGEFEKPLPFDCAETSVKTKKKKLKNSGSTYDPAWQLDSVALNEQRDHSKKRLDSHHFESNGLYGQHNVKKPKTMKQSLDNNFDNIAPVTNSIPSPAASQMSNMSNPSKFIRIISGRDRGRKSKALKVSAGQPGSGTPWSLFEDQALVVLVHDMGPNWELVSDAINSALQFKCIFRKPKECKERHKILMDRTAGDGADSAEDSGSSQSYPSTLPGIPKGSARQLFQRLREPMEEDTLKSHFDKIIKIGQRNDYRRNQNDNQDIKQLAPVHNSHMIALSQVCPNNLNGGVLTPLDLCDSNATSPELLSIGYQGSHAGGLPLSNHGSVPSALATSGLNSPITPSSGMGLGNNLSSLSGPLTASVRDSRYGVPRTSPLSAEEQQRIQYNQMMSGRNMQQSSMSVPGTHSGSDRGVRMLAGGNGMGMMGGVNRSIAMPRQGFQGMGSSSMLSSGGMISSSMVGLPSPGNVNTGVGAGPGNSMLRPREALHMMRPGHNQEHQRQMMVPELPMQVSQGNSQGVPAFSGMSSAFNNQTNPPPVQAYPAHAQQQHQLSQQQTHLSNSHPHLQGPNHATNSQQQVYAFRLAKERQLQQQQRYLQQQQQQFASSNSLIPHVQSQTQTPISSSPMQNSPQAQPQNSSQQVSLCPVTPSPPMTPISSQHQQQKHHLAQHGFSRNPGAGGLTNQTGKQRQRQAQQRQYQQPSRQHPSQPQHVQSQQQGKVPKGIGRGNMVAHQNRSVDPTHLNGLSVPPGSQTVEKGDQVMQMMQGQNHYPGSGLNSNPPSKPLGTAPSNHSQLQQKLQQSGPANTSSKQLQPILSTSDSSIQGQVSPTPSSHITSPTQPSVIASNHHQLKLQSQPESKQINQNQSNVQKMLQQNNQGCMDSAGELTAVPTASQCKTSEPPFDSGISNLVTQVNSFGGTPVGGNSAGSEPPNISQGVVSRSLSTSLPSQPHNAVVQWQQQPLPSQQKSSTQSVLSQQPYQPAEIHQHPQQQQDKERHSPKDVALQHQPQQQVQHLQPGQSSLLIRSPNSEVE; encoded by the exons ATGCGTGGATGTAACTCAGGTTCTGCTCTCCTTGTAAATGCTGAGGTTGATTCCATGGGAGGAGTTGTTGATGGTGGAGTTGGTATAGGTCTGAAAACCTCTCCGCGCCGAGCAGCTATTGAGAAGGCTCAAGCAGAGCTTAG ACAGGAGTATGACGTTCgtgaagaaaggagaagggaatTAGAATTTCTTGAGAAA GGTGGGAATCCGCTGGACTTTAAGTTTGGAAATGCTGCTTCAGTTAGTGTACAGTCTACATCATTCACTGATCAGCACCATGAGCAGTTGGTGACCAG TGAAGCTAAAGGTAGTTTTGCATTGACTGCTTCTCCTCACGGTGACTCTGTTGATAGTAGTGCTCGACCAGGGGCTCCTTCTCTTAGTGAACCAAATACTGCTGATAACCTCTTACTTTTTGATGGTGTAAATGAGTTGGCCGAAGGTGAAAAGCGGTCTCTACATTCCAGTAAAAGGAATAATATTGCACCATCAGAACAGTCTTCTCAAATTGGTGGGACTCAAATTGCTAAGGAGACGGAAGATTCTGCTATTTTCCGCCCATATGCTCGAAGGAACAGGTCCAGACCAAATCATGGTCGGGGTGCTTCAAGGGATGGGAAAGGGTTACTATCGGATGCAAACAAACAAAAGGAGCACATTGTGCCTTCTGTTTCTAAGACAAAGCCTGCTAGTTCAAATGGTGAGATAacaaacaatcaaacaactaatcaTCCGGTGGATAATGAATTGCCTGGTGTCCGGGCTCATCAAACTATTGGTAGTGCTAGTGTTCCTGAAGACAAATTGGACATTACCTCATATAGAAGAAACTTAAAGGATCAATCTATTCTACCTTCTCAGGATGATGCTTCACAAAAACCTATTATTGTGCCTCCTGGGGAAGCAAATGTGGTTGAAGAGAAGGACCCACCAGCAGCTTCAGCTGATCTTGATCCTCCACCTTCTGTATCTACTACACCACCAGGACATGAGTGTTGTTCTGGTCAGCCAAATGGATTTGGTAACTTGAAAGTGGACAAGAAAGGTGCACCAAAAGAAGGCCAAAATGCCAATGATGCACTAGGCATGAAGTATTTCGATTCAGAGTCCTACACACAAACTAGTTTAGCTAGAGATGTAAATAATGATAGTGATTGGTGTACCAATACAAAGAATGTTGAAGCAAATGGAAGTACCATTTATCATCCATCAGAGTTTGAGATGAAACTGTATTCAACCGGTTGTGAAGTTTTGAATGAAAGGAATATGACTAATGCTGGCGAAAGTGGTTCTACTGTTGCTGATGAACATGTTGATGGTTTTCAAAATAATTCTGGTCAAATGGTCAAAAGTGACAATGAGATCCTTATTAATAACTCTTGCATGCAAAACATGGTGAATGATTCTTCCAATATGGAGGGAGTGCATGACAATGATTCTACAGTATCAAAATCTGGTAAAGAGGAAAGTGGTGTCTTGGTGGATCATTCCTGTTATGTCAAGGAAAGCAGATCTGACAGGCATCAAGTTATTATGGATAGGTCAATTTCAGAGACTCCTCAAACTGCTTCAGCTGAAACAGTCACTGCTGCTCAGCCTGGTTATCAACCTTGTTCTACATACCAGTTGAAGCTAACAGACAAGGCTCGtgaagattctattttagaagaAGCACAAACTATAGAG GTTAAGCGGAGGAGGATTGCTGAGTTATCAATTCACACGTTGCCCACACAGAACTACCAAAAGTCTCATTGGGGTTTTCTCCTTGAGGAAATGGCATGGTTGGCAAATGATTTTGCCCAG GAGCGTCTTTGGAAGATGACTGCTGCTGCTCAATTGTGTCATCGAGCTTCTTTTACCTCCCGATTAAGAtctgaaaaacaaaacaaaagtctGGGAATGAAAATCTTGTCTCACAACATAGCAAAAGCTGTCATGCAGTTTTGGCATTCAGTTGAGTGTGATGCCGACGATAACCTAATTGGTGGTTTGGTTGAGTCTGGGACTGTTGATTCAAGTGAAGCATCTAGGGACAATAGAAGAAATTCTGATACAGTTCTG GAGGCAAGCAAATACATGGAAGGACAACATCATGTAAAGAAAGCTGCACTTAAAGTTCGTGCATATGCATTGAATTTTCTAAAGGATAATAGATCTCATGGAAGATCCTCTCAAGCTGAAGCACCCACAACACCTGAGAAGATATCTGACTCTGGGACTGTGGACATGTCATGGGAGGATAATCTTTCAGAA GAAAGTCTTTTCTACACGGTTCCTCCATCTGCCATGGAATCATATAGAAAATCTGTTGAATCTCACTTTCTACAATGCGAG AAAACTGGTAGTAGCATTCAGGAGGAGGTTGAAACATCTATGTATGACACCCCAGCAG ATTTTGGATCTGAAGAGATTGCATATGATGAGGATGAAGCAGAAACCAGTACTTACTATTTGGCTGCTGCTTATGATGGTAGCAGACCACCGAAATCTTTACAGAAACGGCATAAAAACAGGATAAAGTCTTACACTAATAGGTCCAGTGAAGTTGGAGCTGATTTGCCTTATGCACGCTATACAACTGGAACTCAGCCATCCACGCTGTTCGGAAAAAGGCCTGGTAGTTTACATGTTGGCCCAATACCAATAAAACGCATGCGTACAGCTTCTAGGCAGAGAGTTGTGAGTCCTTTCTCGGGGGTCAGCGGGACAGCACAGGCTCAAGCTAAGACAGATGCTTCGAGTGGAGATACCAGTTCCTTTCAGGATGAACAGAGTACTTTACATGGATCACAAATCCAGAAAAGTGTGGAGGTGGAGTCAGCTGGAGAATTTGAGAAGCCATTGCCTTTTGATTGTGCAGAAACATCTGttaaaacaaagaagaaaaagctaaaaAATTCG GGTTCTACATATGATCCGGCATGGCAATTGGATTCTGTTGCTCTAAATGAACag AGGGATCATTCAAAGAAGAGATTGGATAGCCATCACTTTGAATCCAATG GTTTATATGGGCAACATAATGTGAAGAAGCCAAAGACGATGAAGCAATCGCTTGATAACAATTTTGACAATATTGCCCCAGTGACTAATTCTATTCCTTCCCCAGCTGCTTCACAAATGAGCAACATGTCCAACCCAAGTAAATTTATTAGGATAATTAGCGGACGTGACAGGGGCAGGAAATCCAAAGCACTGAAG GTCTCTGCTGGACAGCCTGGTTCTGGAACCCCATGGTCACTATTTGAAGACCAG GCACTTGTTGTCTTGGTGCATGATATGGGTCCAAATTGGGAGCTTGTAAGTGATGCTATCAACAGTGCTCTTCAATTCAAG TGTATCTTTCGGAAGCCAAAAGAATGCAAGGAGCGCCACAAGATTTTAATGGACAGAACTGCTGGCGATGGTGCTGATAGTGCTGAAGACTCGGGATCTTCTCAGTCTTATCCATCTACACTCCCAGGAATTCCAAAG GGTAGTGCCAGGCAGTTGTTCCAACGTTTGCGAGAGCCAATGGAGGAGGATACCCTGAAATCTCATTTTGATAAAATCATAAAGATTGGGCAGAGGAATGATTACCGTAGGAATCAG AATGATAACCAGGATATAAAACAATTAGCACCTGTCCATAATTCACATATGATTGCTCTTTCTCAAGTCTGCCCAAACAACTTGAATGGAGGTGTTTTAAC GCCGCTTGATCTGTGTGATTCAAATGCAACAAGCCCAGAGCTCCTATCCATTGGGTATCAAGGTTCTCATGCTGGCGGCTTACCATTATCAAATCATGGTTCTGTACCATCAGCCCTTGCAACTTCTGGGTTGAACTCTCCTATTACACCGTCTTCTGGTATGGGTCTTGGAAATAACTTGTCTTCACTATCTGGTCCGTTGACTGCCTCTGTCAG GGATAGCAGATATGGAGTTCCAAGAACCTCACCTTTATCAGCAGAAGAACAGCAGAGAATACAATATAATCAGATGATGTCTGGcagaaacatgcagcaatctAGCATGTCAGTTCCTGGAACTCATTCCGGAAGTGATCGTGGTGTTCGCATGTTGGCTGGTGGAAATGGTATGGGCATGATGGGTGGGGTGAACAGAAGCATTGCAATGCCAAGGCAGGGGTTTCAAGGGATGGGATCATCATCGATGCTCAGCTCTGGGGGCATGATTTCTTCCAGTATGGTGGGGTTGCCAAGCCCCGGAAATGTGAACACTGGAGTTGGTGCCGGACCAGGCAACTCAATGCTTAGACCTCGTGAGGCTCTGCATATGATGAGG CCTGGCCACAATCAAGAACATCAAAGGCAAATGATGGTTCCAGAACTACCAATGCAGGTCAGCCAAGGGAACAGTCAAGGTGTTCCAGCTTTTAGTGGGATGAGTTCTGCTTTTAATAATCAGACAAATCCACCACCTGTTCAAGCATACCCTGCTCATGCCCAGCAGCAGCATCAGTTGTCCCAGCAACAGACCCATCTCAGCAATTCTCATCCTCATCTTCAAGGTCCTAATCATGCTACGAATTCACAGCAACAAGTTTATGCATTCCGATTGGCAAAAGAAAGGCAACTACAGCAACAGCAGCGTTAtctgcagcagcagcagcagcagtttgCCTCATCAAATTCACTGATTCCACATGTTCAGTCACAAACTCAGACCCCCATATCATCATCACCTATGCAGAACAGTCCCCAAGCGCAACCACAAAATTCATCTCAACAAGTATCTCTTTGCCCTGTAACACCATCACCTCCTATGACTCCCATATCATCCCAGCACCAACAACAGAAGCATCACCTTGCACAACATGGATTCAGCAGGAATCCTGGTGCTGGCGGGTTGACTAATCAAACGGGGAAGCAACGGCAACGTCAGGCACAGCAGCGGCAGTATCAACAGCCTAGTAGGCAGCATCCTAGTCAGCCGCAGCATGTACAGTCTCAACAGCAAGGTAAAGTTCCGAAAGGAATTGGAAGAGGAAACATGGTGGCCCACCAGAATCGTTCTGTTGATCCTACACATCTAAATGGTCTCTCCGTACCTCCAGGAAGTCAAACTGTTGAGAAAGGGGACCAAGTCATGCAGATGATGCAAGGCCAAAACCACTATCCTGGATCTGGTTTGAATTCAAATCCACCCTCGAAGCCATTGGGTACTGCTCCTTCAAATCATTCCCAGTTGCAGCAAAAGCTACAACAATCTGGACCAGCAAACACTTCATCAAAGCAATTGCAGCCAATACTATCTACTTCTGATAGTAGCATTCAAGGGCAAGTTTCACCAACACCATCATCTCATATAACGTCACCTACACAGCCCTCTGTTATTGCTTCTAACCATCATCAACTGAAGCTACAGTCTCAGCCAGAGTCTAAGCAAATTAATCAGAATCAATCAAATGTTCAGAAAATGCTGCAACAAAACAATCAG GGTTGTATGGATTCTGCTGGTGAGCTAACAGCTGTTCCTACGGCATCTCAATGTAAAACATCCGAACCTCCATTTGATTCCGGTATTTCCAATCTAGTTACACAGGTGAACTCTTTTGGGGGCACACCTGTTGGTGGAAATTCAGCTGGAAGTGAGCCACCAAATATTAGTCAAGGGGTGGTATCAAGATCGTTATCAACCAGCTTGCCTTCTCAGCCACATAATGCTGTGGTGCAGTGGCAGCAGCAGCCATTGCCTTCTCAACAGAAGTCTTCAACACAGTCTGTCCTGTCTCAACAGCCATATCAGCCAGCAGAAATACATCAGCATCCACAGCAGCAGCAAGATAAGGAGCGACATTCTCCCAAAGATGTGGCTTTGCAACATCAACCCCAGCAGCAAGTGCAACATTTACAACCAGGGCAGAGCAGTTTGCTTATCCGTTCACCTAATTCTGAAGTGGAATGA